The DNA segment TCACAGAACCCACACCGAGTGTTATGGAGACAACAATGAGGATAGAATACCGAAACCGCGAAAAAAGCTCACGTTTTAAGTAAAAACGAAAGAGGGAAGCCTTCATCGACTTACCTTCTTTGTTTGTTTTGTCGTTTGTTTCTGTTTGGTGATTGTTTTTTGCGAAGATGATTTTGACTTAAAGGAATTTTTTCGACTGACTGAGGATTGTTTGTTCTTCGAATCCGAGATGATTTCTCCATCTTTCATCTCGAGAACCCTGTCTGCTAGTTTTGCCACATCTGGATCATGTGTGACCACAACAAGAGTTGTTCCTTGTTTTTTATTCCTGTACAATAATAGGTCTAATATCGTTTTGCTATTTTTATAATCTAAGTTTGCCGTTGGTTCATCTGCAAAAATAATCTTTGGATCGTTCACAAAACTTCGTGCAATGGCGATCCTTTGTTCTTCTCCACCTGACAGTTGTTTTGGGAAGTGTGTTGCACGGTGAGACATAGACACAGATTCCAAAATAGTTTCTGCTTTTTTTAAGATTTCTTTCTCAGAAAGTGATGATTTTAAGTACAATGGAATCCCAACGTTTTCAATTGCATTGAGTCCAGGCAATAATTGGAAGTTTTGAAAGATAAATCCAATTTGATCAACACGTATATCTGCAAGTTTGGATTCATTTTGTTTGGTTAGATCAATTCCATCGAGTGAAACGATCCCTGTATCAGGTTTATCAAGACCCGCTGCAACACCAAGAAGAGTGGATTTACCTGAACCAGAAGGGCCGATAATCGCTACAAATTCACCAGTTTCCATACGAAATGAAATATTTTTCAACACATCAATCGTTTCTTCTTCATTGTGAAATGATTTGAACACATTTTTAAATTCTAACACTAGGTTTTTCCCCCAAACTAATTACCATCTAACACATAACGCATGACTAATATCGGGCATTTATTCAATAAAATGCCACCTAACAATGATTTTTCAATTTTTTTCATAACAATTATCTTTTTTTTAATTCTCATTTTCGTTCCAACTCTATTGCACCTCGGCAAAAAAAAATTTAGAAAAAATTCCTTATCTTTTTGTGTGTACATCCTAATTTTTTTTGACCCCAAAGGGTGGGTTTCATATAAAGTAACTTCATCGTAGTGTTTCCCCTCTCCCGTTTTTTGGGGATTTTTGGGAAGTTATGAACAGCACTGTCGATAAGCGGACTCATACAGGTAAATATAGAATGCTCGAATGCAATACAAAGATAAATACTGCAGACTTTATGAATGTGAAAATCAATAATGTTAAACCTTGTGCGGAATGTGGCTCCGTCACTACCCTTTATCAATACAATCTCTGCAAAGTTTGTTTGTCCAAGAGTTTCAAAAAGCTTGTAAAAATCATCGACTCCGTGAGAAAGTAGAATTAACTACACTTTCTCTACGTTAGTCGATGAATTATCCATTCCAAGATATTGAACAAAAATGGCAAAAATACTGGGACGACCACCAGACCTTTCGCACAAACGCACACTCATCCAAACCTAAATACTATTGTTTAGACATGTTTCCTTACCCAAGTGGTGCTGGACTTCACGTAGGCCACCCAGAAGGATACACAGCCACTGACATCATTTCAAGACTCAAACGTATGGAAGGATACGAGGTTTTACACCCCATGGGTTGGGATGCATTTGGACTGCCTGCAGAACGATATGCGATGACAACGGGCATTCACCCACGTACCACCACAAAAAATAACATCAATACCTTCCGTCGCCAAATCAAAAGCCTTGGTCTTTCCTATGACTGGGAAAGGGAAATCTCCACCACCCATCCGGACTATTACCGATGGACCCAATGGATTTTTTTACAGATCTACAATTCCTACTTTGACAGGAAACAAAACAAAGCTGTACCCATCGACACACTCAAAAAAACCTTGGAAACCGAAGGATCCACCTATTTTGAAGGGGTAGAACTTCCGAAAGGAATCCAATTTACAGGTTCCGAATGGAAATCCAAATCACGCAAAGATAAAGAGGACATTTTGTCCCATTTCCGATTGGTGTACGAAGCCAATATCCCGGTGAATTGGTGTGAAGCTCTCGGAACGGTTCTTGCGAACGAAGAAGTCGAAGAATGGACATCCAAAGGGTATTCAGTCGAACGAAAACCCATGCGCCAATACATGATGCGCATCACCTCTTACGCCGAACGATTATTAAACGATCTTTCTCTCTGTGAATGGCCGCCTTCTACACTTGAGATGCAAAGAAACTGGATTGGGAAGTCTGAAGGTTTGGAACTCAACTTCCACGTTCCTTCCTTAAAAAAAGACATCACTGTGTATACCACTCGTCCTGATACGATTTTTGGTGCCACTTACCTAGTCCTTGCCCCAGAACATCCATTGGTAGCAGAACTCACAACAGCGGAACAAAAGAAAGCTGTTGAAACTTACCAAAAGGATTGTTCTCTAAAAAGTGATTTAGAACGAACCGAACTGAATAAAGACAAAACGGGTGTATTCACGGGTAGTTATGCCAGTTTGCCAACCGATCCTTCAGTGAATGTTCCCATATACATCTCTGATTATGTATTAATCTCTTACGGAACGGGTGCCATTATGGCGGTTCCAGCACATGACCAAAGAGACTATGACTTTGCCGTGAAATTCCAACTTTCCATCAAACAAGTGATTGATGGAAAAATGGAACCACATCTTGCCTTTGATTCCAAAGAATCAGTTTGTATCAACTCCTCTTCCGCAGAAGTGCAGTTAGATGGAAAATCATACAAAGATGCGTTCCAAACAATGGTGGATTGGGCAGAGAAAAAATCTGTAGGCCGTAAAAAAATCCAATTCAAACTCAGAGATTGGCTTTTCGCCAGACAAAGGTATTGGGGAGAGCCCATCCCTCTTGTGCATTTTGAAGACGGAACACCAAAAGCCCTGAAAGAATCTGAACTTCCTTTAGTTCTTCCTGATTTGGAAGAATTCAAACCTTCTGGAACAGGTGAATCTCCTCTTGCCCTTGCGAAAGATTGGTTAGTTTATAAGGATCCAGAAACAGGGGAAATCGGCAAACGAGAAACCAATACGATGCCACAGTGGGCCGGTTCTTGTTATTATTATCTTCGTTACATTGATCCAAGAAACAATGACAAACTCATTGATCCAACACTTGAAAAGATGTGGATGCCAGTAGAAGTGTATGTGGGTGGAGCAGAACATGCCGTATTACACCTGTTATACTCAAGGTTTTGGCATAAAATTCTTTTTGATTTGGGACATGTATCCACACAAGAACCATTTAAAAAATTAGTCCACCAAGGCCTCATCCTTGGGGAAGACAAAGGCAAAATGTCCAAATCACGTGGAAACGTAGTCAATCCAGATGACGTAGTCTCTGAATATGGTGCTGATACACTACGACTCTTTGAAATGTTTATGGGCCCAT comes from the Leptospira ellinghausenii genome and includes:
- a CDS encoding ABC transporter ATP-binding protein; amino-acid sequence: MLEFKNVFKSFHNEEETIDVLKNISFRMETGEFVAIIGPSGSGKSTLLGVAAGLDKPDTGIVSLDGIDLTKQNESKLADIRVDQIGFIFQNFQLLPGLNAIENVGIPLYLKSSLSEKEILKKAETILESVSMSHRATHFPKQLSGGEEQRIAIARSFVNDPKIIFADEPTANLDYKNSKTILDLLLYRNKKQGTTLVVVTHDPDVAKLADRVLEMKDGEIISDSKNKQSSVSRKNSFKSKSSSQKTITKQKQTTKQTKKVSR
- the leuS gene encoding leucine--tRNA ligase, which codes for MNYPFQDIEQKWQKYWDDHQTFRTNAHSSKPKYYCLDMFPYPSGAGLHVGHPEGYTATDIISRLKRMEGYEVLHPMGWDAFGLPAERYAMTTGIHPRTTTKNNINTFRRQIKSLGLSYDWEREISTTHPDYYRWTQWIFLQIYNSYFDRKQNKAVPIDTLKKTLETEGSTYFEGVELPKGIQFTGSEWKSKSRKDKEDILSHFRLVYEANIPVNWCEALGTVLANEEVEEWTSKGYSVERKPMRQYMMRITSYAERLLNDLSLCEWPPSTLEMQRNWIGKSEGLELNFHVPSLKKDITVYTTRPDTIFGATYLVLAPEHPLVAELTTAEQKKAVETYQKDCSLKSDLERTELNKDKTGVFTGSYASLPTDPSVNVPIYISDYVLISYGTGAIMAVPAHDQRDYDFAVKFQLSIKQVIDGKMEPHLAFDSKESVCINSSSAEVQLDGKSYKDAFQTMVDWAEKKSVGRKKIQFKLRDWLFARQRYWGEPIPLVHFEDGTPKALKESELPLVLPDLEEFKPSGTGESPLALAKDWLVYKDPETGEIGKRETNTMPQWAGSCYYYLRYIDPRNNDKLIDPTLEKMWMPVEVYVGGAEHAVLHLLYSRFWHKILFDLGHVSTQEPFKKLVHQGLILGEDKGKMSKSRGNVVNPDDVVSEYGADTLRLFEMFMGPFEMSKPWSKNGVDGVFRFLNRVWRLFHSGENESFFVEDIEPNEAELKTLHRTIKKVKDDIDGFSFNTAVSQMMIFINEFTSNPRKPKKVLEPFVLALSPFAPHLAEELWAKLGHKESLAYHPYPKWEEKYLVDANITIVVQVNGKMRGEFLAPREIEEKDALSLAKEVEKAKAFWVGKEIKKEIYVKGKLVNIVVAG